The proteins below come from a single Aspergillus oryzae RIB40 DNA, chromosome 5 genomic window:
- a CDS encoding alpha-mannosyltransferase (predicted protein), with protein sequence MSIFRPGRLRTVLSATAALILICTFYLYWTPPPASTIPSTAFEVPLTERQVAFWKVLRSILDAHAPNCPSPTLATSVSATHFNATTVDPRPDLIVFGENELDVLTEAHANYLDDIKTAKKLRPVHSPGTRGIVTTAGGSYLPVFLSSLRMLRRTGSTLPVEVYMKDASEYEKKICDNVLPDMGARCLILSDVVGKNVIQHYQLKVFAVLFSSFEEVVWMDADCFPMDKPEILLNHEPFMSTGLVTWPDFWASSVSPAYYNISQQPMPPMTERQSSETGIFLVSKKTHYLTLLLAAYYNYYGPSHYFRLLSQGAPGEGDKETFLQAATAVGEPFYAVSERVQALGHQKPDGLSGSAMAQSDPIGDHALTSQGKWRVQDPSVDKPPRVFFIHANYPKFNPAENVFGYHWETTPTLRPDGTEGRAWTAPEDVLRRFGIDIERAYWEEIKWVSCNPDIEFRTWEGKPGVCEKVESYWNTVFAEPHEDDPKFVDEG encoded by the coding sequence ATGTCAATCTTTCGGCCAGGCCGGTTGAGGACGGTCCTCTCAGCAACGGCCGCATTAATTCTCATTTGTACTTTCTATTTATACTGGACTCCGCCTCCGGCTTCGACGAttcctagtactgccttTGAAGTTCCTCTCACTGAACGTCAGGTTGCATTCTGGAAGGTGTTGAGGTCAATCTTAGATGCACATGCACCAAATTGCCCGTCTCCCACACTCGCGACTTCTGTGAGCGCAACCCACTTCAATGCCACAACAGTTGACCCCCGTCCCGACTTGATTGTGTTCGGCGAGAATGAACTCGATGTGCTGACAGAGGCACATGCGAATTAtctcgatgatatcaagacGGCGAAGAAGTTGCGTCCTGTCCATTCTCCCGGGACCCGGGGTATAGTTACGACGGCTGGAGGTTCCTATCTTCCCGTCTTCCTATCGTCCTTGCGGATGCTACGTCGCACAGGGTCAACTTTGCCTGTGGAGGTGTACATGAAGGATGCGAGCGAAtacgaaaagaaaatctgCGACAACGTCCTCCCGGATATGGGTGCGCGGTGTCTAATACTTTCCGATGTTGTAGGCAAGAATGTCATCCAACATTACCAACTAAAGGTCTTTGCggtcctcttttcttctttcgagGAAGTTGTCTGGATGGATGCCGATTGTTTTCCGATGGATAAGCCCGAGATACTGCTCAACCATGAACCTTTCATGTCCACAGGCTTAGTGACTTGGCCCGACTTTTGGGCGTCGTCGGTCTCTCCCGCATATTATAACATCTCCCAACAGCCCATGCCTCCGATGACCGAGCGACAATCCTCAGAGACCggtatcttcctcgtctccaAAAAGACGCACTATCTCACACTGCTCCTCGCTGCCTATTATAACTACTATGGACCGTCGCATTACTTCCGATTATTGTCTCAGGGTGCACCGGGCGAGGGCGACAAAGAAACATTCCTGCAGGCTGCGACTGCAGTGGGTGAACCTTTCTATGCGGTCAGCGAGAGAGTCCAGGCGCTTGGTCATCAAAAGCCGGACGGGCTTTCTGGCTCAGCAATGGCGCAGTCCGACCCTATTGGAGACCATGCGCTGACGAGCCAGGGCAAATGGCGAGTGCAGGACCCCTCGGTAGATAAGCCTCCTCGCGTGTTTTTCATCCATGCCAACTACCCCAAGTTCAATCCTGCAGAGAATGTCTTTGGGTACCACTGGGAAACTACACCCACCCTTCGACCCGATGGCACAGAGGGGCGTGCATGGACTGCCCCTGAAGATGTCCTGCGCCGATTTGGGATTGACATCGAGAGAGCTTACTGGGAAGAGATCAAATGGGTCAGCTGTAATCCCGACATAGAATTCAGAACGTGGGAAGGTAAACCGGGCGTGTGTGAGAAAGTCGAGAGCTACTGGAACACAGTTTTTGCGGAACCGCACGAGGACGACCCTAAGTTTGTTGACGAAGGCTAG